A window of Juglans regia cultivar Chandler chromosome 7, Walnut 2.0, whole genome shotgun sequence contains these coding sequences:
- the LOC108981630 gene encoding cation/H(+) antiporter 15-like, translated as MSIIDNNLNPEGNFEFCYNKSIIQSNGLWRAENALTSSLPIFVAQLAFIILINRIAVLLLKPLGQPRITAEILGGIIMGHSGLGHMEVFRNFVLPIKSLWTLETVANLSLVYYMFLVGLETDISLILHAGKKAYSMALAGIIVAMSAGFGLFYKLNPKPSYPGGAIFWAIGLACTNFPDLARILADAKLLRLEMGQTALTSALINDFCCWVFLVVAVAFLEMGVYISVASTLAFTLFCVIVVRPALKWIMCRITKEDDYEEYHIGFILLGVILFGFIADACGAHSIAGAFMLGVIMPKGELKDTLMEKVEDFVSGTMLPLFFLVIGIRVNISTLAYGTTWMNVLTVMVLACVPKILSTWLVSLFYKMPPLEGLALGLLMNTKGLLSLIILSAGRDRKALDNQTFSVMVVAFWFMTFVIGPILASSYRQTWRSGQSGARTIQSAKPDSEFRILVGVHAMPNVSSIVNLIQASNPTELSPICVFAVHLVELTGRASAMLIVHDSCTKSSHEKVGVGRARAQSDVLGAFESLESRSNGISVKPLTAVSAYDSMHEDICNLAEDKNVILILIPFHKQSTIDGEWEDTNPALRGINQNVLTNAPCSVGIFVDRGLSSVSLTRRDFEHSCQGQRFAMLYIGGPDDREALAYAWRMSGHPGVSLDVVRFVSAEDNLNQRDQNHQGDHYDDKEGILGDTNGHNDNREKQPDEEYLAHIRQASACNPSVSYMEKVVNNGEETLKALSTMKNEYDLYIVGRGEGMVSPLTSGLAEWSDCPELGALGDTLVSSSFASNASVLIIKQHASCSYGGTEDIYINDMDGGSTHDREAGRNNKLALELQHLSWGDISLNSIAGGRGQVLNEEVLHHDHSIQDVMIEDLQRQAESFVDLLHEVEWIYYSEEEEFEDGHSSIGWNSIPIYDTYPDEDNLMDEVFYN; from the exons ATGTCAATCATAGACAACAACCTCAACCCAGAGGGTAACTTTGAATTTTGCTATAATAAAAGCATAATTCAAAGCAACGGCCTATGGCGAGCTGAAAACGCTTTGACATCTTCTCTCCCAATCTTTGTCGCCCAACTGGCCTTCATTATTCTGATCAATCGCATTGCAGTTCTCCTCCTGAAGCCTCTGGGACAACCTCGTATAACCGCTGAGATTCTT GGAGGTATAATAATGGGGCATTCTGGACTTGGCCACATGGAAGTCTTTCGAAACTTTGTGCTTCCTATCAAGAGCCTTTGGACATTAGAGACGGTTGCGAATTTGAGCCTGGTTTACTACATGTTCCTGGTCGGTCTTGAGACTGATATATCCCTAATTCTTCATGCTGGGAAAAAGGCATACAGCATGGCCCTTGCTGGTATTATTGTCGCAATGTCTGCTGGGTTCGGCTTATTTTACAAACTCAACCCAAAGCCATCCTACCCGGGGGGCGCCATTTTCTGGGCCATTGGTCTCGCCTGCACCAATTTTCCGGACCTTGCACGAATCCTCGCAGACGCAAAGCTTCTCCGTTTGGAGATGGGACAGACAGCCTTGACCTCCGCCCTTATCAACGACTTCTGCTGTTGGGTTTTTCTAGTTGTGGCGGTGGCGTTCCTCGAGATGGGGGTGTATATTTCGGTCGCTTCCACCCTTGCCTTCACGCTATTCTGCGTGATTGTAGTTCGTCCAGCTTTGAAATGGATCATGTGCCGCATAACAAAAGAAGATGACTATGAGGAGTACCATATTGGCTTTATTCTACTTGGAGTTATCCTCTTTGGGTTCATCGCCGATGCGTGCGGCGCGCACTCCATTGCTGGGGCTTTCATGTTGGGAGTTATTATGCCAAAAGGGGAACTTAAAGATACACTAATGGAGAAGGTTGAAGACTTTGTGTCAGGAACCATGTTGCCCCTCTTCTTCTTAGTTATTGGGATCAGAGTTAATATTTCAACACTGGCCTATGGCACAACTTGGATGAACGTGTTGACGGTTATGGTTTTAGCTTGTGTCCCCAAAATTCTCAGCACTTGGCTCGtctctttattctataaaatGCCACCTCTAGAAGGTCTGGCCCTTGGACTACTTATGAACACCAAAGGCTTATTATCGTTAATTATCCTTAGCGCCGGACGCGATCGAAAG GCTCTGGACAACCAAACATTTTCAGTAATGGTGGTTGCGTTTTGGTTCATGACGTTTGTGATAGGGCCTATCCTGGCAAGCTCTTATAGGCAAACATGGCGTTCAGGGCAATCCGGGGCCAGGACCATTCAAAGCGCAAAGCCAGACAGCGAGTTTCGGATCCTTGTCGGCGTTCATGCCATGCCTAATGTCTCCAGCATCGTCAACCTCATCCAAGCTTCGAATCCCACCGAACTATCCCCCATTTGTGTCTTTGCCGTTCACCTTGTCGAACTCACTGGTCGTGCATCCGCCATGCTCATTGTCCATGACTCATGCACAAAGTCTTCTCATGAGAAAGTTGGTGTTGGCCGCGCAAGAGCACAGTCAGATGTTTTGGGTGCCTTTGAGAGCTTGGAGAGCAGAAGCAATGGCATCTCTGTCAAACCGCTCACCGCCGTTTCTGCTTATGACTCCATGCACGAGGACATTTGCAACCTAGCTGAGGACAAGAACGTGATCCTCATACTAATCCCATTTCACAAACAATCCACCATCGATGGCGAATGGGAAGATACCAACCCTGCTCTCCGAGGGATCAACCAAAACGTGTTAACCAATGCGCCATGTTCAGTGGGTATTTTTGTCGATCGCGGTTTGAGCAGTGTGTCCTTGACGCGTAGGGATTTCGAACATAGTTGCCAAGGACAACGCTTCGCCATGCTCTACATCGGCGGCCCCGATGACCGGGAGGCATTGGCTTATGCATGGAGGATGTCAGGGCACCCAGGAGTGAGCCTAGACGTGGTGCGATTTGTGTCAGCTGAGGATAACTTGAACCAAAGAGATCAAAACCACCAAGGAGATCACTACGATGACAAAGAAGGGATTTTAGGAGACACAAACGGCCACAATGATAATCGGGAGAAGCAACCGGACGAGGAATATCTAGCACATATTAGGCAAGCTTCGGCGTGCAACCCTTCAGTTTCATACATGGAAAAGGTGGTGAACAATGGGGAGGAAACTTTGAAAGCTTTGAGCACAATGAAGAATGAGTATGATCTTTATATAGTAGGAAGGGGAGAAGGAATGGTGTCGCCATTGACATCTGGTTTGGCAGAATGGAGTGATTGCCCAGAGCTTGGAGCTCTGGGGGACACATTGGTGTCTTCCAGCTTTGCATCCAACGCATCGGTGCTAATAATTAAGCAACACGCGAGCTGTAGTTATGGGGGTactgaagatatatatattaatgacaTGGATGGGGGGAGTACTCATGATCGTGAAGCTGGACGCAATAATAAG TTGGCATTAGAGCTTCAGCATCTTTCTTGGGGTGATATCTCATTAAATTCCATAGCTGGTGGTCGTGGGCAGGTTCTGAACGAGGAAGTCCTGCATCATGATCATAGCATTCAAGATGTGATGATTGAGGATTTGCAGAGACAG GCTGAAAGTTTCGTTGATTTATTGCATGAAGTTGAGTGGATTTACTACTCTGAGGAAGAAGAGTTTGAGGATGGACATTCTTCGATAGGGTGGAACTCTATACCAATTTACGATACCTATCCTGATGAAGATAACCTAATGGATGAG GTGTTCTATAACTGA